GGTGCTGTCACCTTATTCAACCCCAACCCAGAGTTCGGATCCAATGTTAAAACTTCTCTTCCTATGCTATTAGCGGAAGAATTGGATATAGACTGGAAAAATGTTTTCGTAGAACAAGCAGATTTTTATCCAGAAAGATTTGATCGTCAATTTACAGGAGGAAGTCAGGGAATTCGTTCGGGTTGGATGCCACTTAGAACTGCTGGTGCCACAGCAAGACAATTAATAGTAAATGCAGCTGCCCAAACTTGGAATGTCCCTTCAACAGAAATCACGACAAATAACGGAAATGTAGAACATAAAGGCTCTAGTAAAAAGGCGGGATATGGTGAAATGGCTTCTTTAGCTGGAACCTTAGAAGCTCCAGACCCTGAAACCATTAAACTAAAAGAAATATCTGATTTTAAGATTATAGGAAAATCCAAAAAGAATGTTGACGGTAATAAAATCGTTACCGGAAAAGCCATGTTTGCAATAGACCATAAAGTAGATGGAATGAAGTACGCAGCCATCGTACATCCTCCAGCTTTTGGAATGCAGCTTAAATCATTTGATAAAAGTTCGGTCACTTCTATGCCTGGAATTCAAGATGCATTTGAGGTGAAAATATTCAAGGATGATTATGGCCGCAACTTCTTTGATACCACGACTTTCCCAATAATTATTGCCATAGTCGGTAATTCTACCTGGGAAGTTTTACAAGCAAAGAAAAGCTTGAAAGCCGAATGGGAAAAAGCACCAGAAAGTACTTACCCGATGGCAGGAAGAGGTGGACAAAATATGGACATCAAAGTACCTGGAGGATTGGAAAATTCCAGTACGCACAAAGCTAAAATGGCAGAATACATTTCCAAGCCAGGCAATGTATTAAGGAAAGATGGAGATCCTGAGGGAGCATTTAAAAAGGCAGCAAAAGTACTGGAAAGGACTTATACAGCTCCATTTTTGGCACATAATACCATGGAACCCATGAATTGCTTTGCTGATGTCAAAGGAGATAAAGCTGTTATTTATGGACCAACTCAAGCCCCTGATTTAATAGCTAATACCTTGTCTGCCAGCCTTGGCATACCAAAAGAAAATATCCAGATAAATCTTGCCCGAATGGGCGGAGGCTTTGGTAGAAGAGCCTACAGCCACCATATGACGGAGGCTGCTTTGATTTCCCAAAAAATCCAAGCACCAGTAAAAATGGTCTACACCCGTGAAGATGATATGAGTGCAGGCGTTTATAGACCTACCTACTCTGCCACTTATAGAGCTGCTTTGGATGAAGAAAATAACCTTCTGGCACTACACGTAAAAGCTGGAGGGATTCCAGAATCACCTATTCATGCCAATAGATTCCCCGCAGGAGCTTTGGACAATTACCTGGCCGAGGGATGGCAAATAGAATCCAATATTACCATCGGTGCATTTAGAGCTCCCCGATCTAACTTTATTGCTGGCGCTGAGCAAAGCTTTTTGGATGAATTAGCAGAAGAAATGGGCAAAGATCCCATTGAATTCCGATTGGAATTGCTAAAAAGAGCTGAAACCAATCCCGTAGGTGAAAATAATGACTATGACCCTAAGCGATATGCAGGAGTACTAGAATTAGTTAGAGAGAAATCCAACTGGTCAAATGTACCTTCAGGAATTTCCAGAGGAGTTTCTGCTTATTTCTGCCATAATTCTTATGTCGCTGAAGTGGTAGACATCACCATTAAAGACCGACAACTAGTAGTTGAAAATGTTTATGCCGCTGTGGATTGCGGTATCGTAGTAAACCCTGATGCAGCAGCTAATATGGGTGAAGGTGCGATTGTAGATGGAATAGGAAATGCTTTCTATGGAGAAATGGCATTTGAAAATGGTGTTCCGGCCAAGAAAAACTTTGATACGTATCGAATGATTCGACATAAAGAAGCTCCGAAAAAAATCGAAGTGCATTTCGTAGACAGCAAAGAAGATCCAACTGGGCTAGGCGAACCTCTCTTCCCTCCTGTTTTTGCGGCGTTGGGTAACTCCCTATATAAGGCCACTGGGAAACGCCTTTATGAACAACCCTTTCAACCTCAACTTCTAGAAATGGAGAATTTGAAAATGTGATTTAACCAAAACTAATAACCAAACCAGCTACTAAAATGGCTGGTTTTTTCATTTAAAATAAGAGTGAAATCCTCACACAAGAAATTACTAGCACAGAAGTTTGTGACACTAAAACCTTTGCTAATAATCTTCTAAACTTCAAATTCAACAGAACTCCATTTTCCAATTCTTGGTTATCTTACCTCATAATGAAATTTCAAATCCTTCTATAAATGGCTGATCCTATCAAAAAAGAATATTCCAATGGTGACATTACTGTTACCTGGGAACCCCATAAATGTATCCATTCCAAAAAATGTGTCAGCGGTCTTCCTGAGGTTTTTGATTTCAATAGAAGACCTTGGATTAAGGCCGAAGGGACTAGCTCAGAAAATATTGCCACACAAATTGACAAATGTCCAAGTGGAGCTTTAGGATACTATTATCAAGGAAATGAAAAGGAGGAACCTACAGAAGCCGGCAATTCGAAAAATGTGGAGGTTAGTCCAAATGGACCATTACTAATATTTGGTAAGCTAAAGATCAAAACACCAGAGGGAGAATTAGAAAAAGATTCAAAAGTCACCGCTTTCTGTCGGTGTGGAGGCAGTAAAAACAAGCCATTTTGTGATGGAACCCATCAAAAAATAGATTTTCAAGGATAAATTATTCCAATAGCAATGCGAAACATCCTTATCCTTTTTGCTCACCCTAAATTTGAACATTCAGAGGCTAACCAGGCGATGATTGATTCGATCAGCAATCTGGAAAATATTGAGATCAGGGACTTGTACGAACTATACCCAGATTTTAATATTTCTATTCAAGAAGAGCAAGAAGCCCTTTTTCAGGCAGATGTAGTTATATGGCATCATCCTATTTATTGGTATTCCTGTCCTCCATTATTAAAACAATGGATTGATTTGGTTTTGGAATTTGGTTGGGCATACGGTCCCGGTGGAGTTTATTTAAAAGGAAAATATTTATTGAATGCGGTAACTTCTGGAGGTTCAGATTTTGCCTATTCCAGAGAGGGCAGAAACGAACACCCACTTATTGATTTTTTACTGCCTTTTGAGCAGACCGGAAAACTTTGCCTTATGGAATACCTGGCTCCATTTCATTTATCCGGCACCTTTAAAATTACCGACCCTGAATTACAAGAAAAGGCAAAAAACTATAGAGAATTTATCCTGGAACTTCGTGATTCAGAGACAATCCAAAGGCCACTAAGACCAAGCCCCTCCACGATATGAATGGATTTTTAGCAAACGCCGTCATTTATATTATTGCCGCGATCATTTGCGTCCCTTTGGCAAAAAGATTGGGAATGGGATCGGTTTTGGGCTATTTATTGGCTGGAATTCTTATTGGCCCCTATTTGCTTGGATTTATTACCAATGAAGGTCAGGGCCAAGATATTATGCATGCTACGGAATTTGGAGTAGTGATGATGCTGTTTCTGATCGGGCTGGAATTAGAGCCTAAAAACCTTTGGAAAATCAGAGATTTAATCATTCGCATTGGACTTTCTCAGGTCTTAGTTTCCGCAGCATTGGTTTTTGTAATTGGATTATTGATTCCCATTCAATGGCAAATTTCATTAGCTATCGCACTTTCCATGGCGCTTTCATCTACTGCGATTGTGCTTCAATCTCTAAAAGAACGAAACGAAATGAATTCCCCTTTAGGAAAAATGTCCTTTGGAGTTTTGCTGATGCAGGATATCGCTGTGATTCCAATTTTGGCAATCTTACCCTTATTGGTCGTAACAGTTCCTGAAATATCTGGTGAGCATACAGATGGAATGCATGGGCTTATTGATAGTCTCCCTGGTTGGGCTCAAACTTTATCAATTTTTGGAGCTATAGGAATCGTGGTTCTTTTGGGAAGGTATGGTTTTGGCCCCCTCTTGAACTTTGTAGCCAAAACCAGGTTAAGGGAATTATTCACAGCATCAGCATTATTGATCGTTGTTGGTATTTCTTACCTAATGGAAATAGTTGGGTTGAGCCCCGCTCTTGGTGCTTTTTTAGCAGGTGTAATCCTAGCAAATTCTCCTTATAGACATGCTCTTGAATCCGATTTGGAACCATTCAAAGGACTCTTACTTGGACTCTTCTTTATGGCTGTGGGGTCTACCATTAACTTCTCCCTAATTTTCAATGAGGCCAGTACCGTATTCGCAATCACATTCGGCATCATCCTTTTAAAAACTCTGGTTTTATTGGTTTTAGGAAAAGTCAAAAAACTACAATTTTCCTCAAATTTAAAGTTTGCAATAGGACTTTCTCAGGTAGGAGAATTCTCCTTTGTTACCTATGCTTTTGCGCAGCAGCTAGGGATTTTCGATCAGTCTCTTACTGATACATTAATGGCTGTAACAGCCCTTAGCATGACCATTAGCCCGATTTTGATGTTAGTTTTTGATAAGTTCATCATCCCCTTGATGTCCAAGAATTCAGAAAACAAAGAAGGAAAAATGGATAGCTTCCAGGAAAAGAACAAAGTGATTTTAATAGGCTTTGGACACTTCGGATCAACACTTGGAAGATTTCTTAGAGCAAGCGGTGTGGAAGCGACAATTTTGGATTCAGATCCTGAAAGAATAGAATATTTAAGAAAAATGGGTTTCAAAGTCTATTTTGGAGATGGTACCAGAGCAGAATTATTGCAATCAGCTGGGGCTGAGGATGCCGATATTTTGATATCAGCCTTAGACAATACAGAGTACAGTATTAAGCTAGTGGAGCTTTGCAAGCAGGAATTCCCTCATCTGGAAGTAATGATCCGTGCAAAAAACAGGTACGACGCATTTGAGTTGATGGATAAAGGCGTTACCAATATTTATAGGGAACATTTGGATACCTCCATCAAAATGGGAGAAGATGTTCTGAAAAAACTAGGTTTTAGAGCTCATACTGTTCACCGTATGGCAAAGCAATTTCATGATTATGATGAGGAGGCTCTAAAAGTACTGGTTAAATTCAAAAACAATCAAAAAGAATACATTTCAAGGAGTAGGCAACAGATCGAAATGCAGGAAAGTCTTCTCTCCGGAGAACTGATGAAGAAATTTTCTGTAAATGACCATGCTTGGGACAGTGATGGGATCAAAGAAGCAGAAAACACAAGTCAGGATAATTCCAAACAATAAGCCCTTTTGGCATTTTATATAGGATAAAAATGTCTTCATTAGAAACTTGGGATCAAAGAAAATCTTCAAAGCCTTCCATTAAGAACCTCTTAATTTTTAAAAGTTAAGCCCCAGAATTTGATTTAAGTCATGATTTTTTAATGTACATACAATAAATACACCGACATTGAACTTTTTGTTTTGGTTTAGCATTTGACCTATGTAAATCCCAAAAATGATTCTAAAGACTAAACCAAAAATATATAAATTATCATGGCTTTATTAAAAGACTTAGAGTGGAGATATGCCACTAAAAAATACGATCCTAGCAAAAAAGTATCTCAAGAGGATGTAGACAAAATTGTGGAGGCTGCAAGATTGGCCCCAACTTCATCAGGAATGCAACAGTTTAGAGTTTTCGTCATCTCCAATCAGGAATTGAAAGACCAAATGGTAGAAATTGCCTTAGGTCAACAAATAGTAGCTGATGCCTCACATGTATTGGTGTTCGCTTCCTGGGATGAGTACACGGAAGAAAGAATTGACTCTATTTTTAAATTGACAACTCAAGAAAGAGGATTGCCTGCGGATAAATTTGTGGATTATACCAACAGGTTAAAAGCAGTTTACTTGAAACAAACACCTGAAGAAAATTTTACTCATACAGCTAAACAAGCATACATAGGATTTGGCTTGTCAATAGCTCAAGCGGCAGAACTAAAAATTGATGCCACTCCAATGGAAGGCTTTAATAGTGAGAAGCTTGATGAACTACTTGACTTACGTTCAAAAGGTCTTAAGTCAGTCTTAATGCTTCCAATAGGATATAGAGATGAGGAAAATGACTGGCTTTTACCCATGAAGAAAGTAAGAAACCCTAAAGAGGAGTTTGCTATAGAACTATAAATAATAGGGCTGTCTCAGAATGCAGATTGTCACCTTGAGCACCTGCCTGCGGAAAGTAAGAAGTCGAAATGTCTTTTGATTGGATATCAAGCTTTCCACTCCACTCATGCTACCAAATGGTAGGCTTTTGAGACAGCCTTTTTTTATTCAATCGAAGATTCATCTACCAGCACCCGAACATTCGGGTGTAGCCATAACATGGAAGCCGGTAACAGTGGGTCAATTTCTTTTTTAAGCAAAGAATTAAAAGCCTCCTTCTTTCCTTTCCCTGTGATAAAAAGAATAATCATTTTTGAGGCTAAGATATTCCCAATTCCCATTGTCATTCCTTTTGACAAAGGAATCCCCACAGATTGAATCATCCCGCTAGCCAACGTCTTTTCTGAAAGTGAAGCGACATGGCAACTGACATTTAACTTATCTGCAGGTTCATTTAATGCGATATGCCCATTTTGTCCTATTCCGAGAATACAAATATCAATGGGCCCTTTTTCGATTAATTCAGCCTCTACTCTATCACATTCCATTTTTGGGTTTTTAGCAAGTGAGTTGAAGGAAATACACCGATCAGCGGGAAGGTTAATTTTCTGAAGGAGTTTATTCTGGATATCATATTCGGAAGTGAACTCAGAGCCTTCTGGCAATCCCACCCATTCGTCTAGTTTTATAACATTCAGTCTATCAAAGAATTCTGGGTTACTCAGATGCTTTTGTGCCATCAACTCATAAAGACCAGATGGAGATCCCCCACTGGCAGCACAGAACAATAAATCGGGTTTTTTGGCTATTTCTAAATGAACTAAGTCCGCTGCTTTTT
Above is a window of Algoriphagus machipongonensis DNA encoding:
- a CDS encoding (4Fe-4S)-binding protein — its product is MADPIKKEYSNGDITVTWEPHKCIHSKKCVSGLPEVFDFNRRPWIKAEGTSSENIATQIDKCPSGALGYYYQGNEKEEPTEAGNSKNVEVSPNGPLLIFGKLKIKTPEGELEKDSKVTAFCRCGGSKNKPFCDGTHQKIDFQG
- a CDS encoding NAD(P)H-dependent oxidoreductase, with the translated sequence MALLKDLEWRYATKKYDPSKKVSQEDVDKIVEAARLAPTSSGMQQFRVFVISNQELKDQMVEIALGQQIVADASHVLVFASWDEYTEERIDSIFKLTTQERGLPADKFVDYTNRLKAVYLKQTPEENFTHTAKQAYIGFGLSIAQAAELKIDATPMEGFNSEKLDELLDLRSKGLKSVLMLPIGYRDEENDWLLPMKKVRNPKEEFAIEL
- a CDS encoding 6-phosphogluconolactonase, giving the protein MKIQYSPDFSTMSKKAADLVHLEIAKKPDLLFCAASGGSPSGLYELMAQKHLSNPEFFDRLNVIKLDEWVGLPEGSEFTSEYDIQNKLLQKINLPADRCISFNSLAKNPKMECDRVEAELIEKGPIDICILGIGQNGHIALNEPADKLNVSCHVASLSEKTLASGMIQSVGIPLSKGMTMGIGNILASKMIILFITGKGKKEAFNSLLKKEIDPLLPASMLWLHPNVRVLVDESSIE
- the kefF gene encoding glutathione-regulated potassium-efflux system oxidoreductase KefF; translation: MRNILILFAHPKFEHSEANQAMIDSISNLENIEIRDLYELYPDFNISIQEEQEALFQADVVIWHHPIYWYSCPPLLKQWIDLVLEFGWAYGPGGVYLKGKYLLNAVTSGGSDFAYSREGRNEHPLIDFLLPFEQTGKLCLMEYLAPFHLSGTFKITDPELQEKAKNYREFILELRDSETIQRPLRPSPSTI
- a CDS encoding xanthine dehydrogenase family protein molybdopterin-binding subunit, whose product is MTSINKKINRRSFLKVSTLAGGGMMLSFSWLAGCKPTPEQVLTMPDEWFELNSYIKIGENGAVTLFNPNPEFGSNVKTSLPMLLAEELDIDWKNVFVEQADFYPERFDRQFTGGSQGIRSGWMPLRTAGATARQLIVNAAAQTWNVPSTEITTNNGNVEHKGSSKKAGYGEMASLAGTLEAPDPETIKLKEISDFKIIGKSKKNVDGNKIVTGKAMFAIDHKVDGMKYAAIVHPPAFGMQLKSFDKSSVTSMPGIQDAFEVKIFKDDYGRNFFDTTTFPIIIAIVGNSTWEVLQAKKSLKAEWEKAPESTYPMAGRGGQNMDIKVPGGLENSSTHKAKMAEYISKPGNVLRKDGDPEGAFKKAAKVLERTYTAPFLAHNTMEPMNCFADVKGDKAVIYGPTQAPDLIANTLSASLGIPKENIQINLARMGGGFGRRAYSHHMTEAALISQKIQAPVKMVYTREDDMSAGVYRPTYSATYRAALDEENNLLALHVKAGGIPESPIHANRFPAGALDNYLAEGWQIESNITIGAFRAPRSNFIAGAEQSFLDELAEEMGKDPIEFRLELLKRAETNPVGENNDYDPKRYAGVLELVREKSNWSNVPSGISRGVSAYFCHNSYVAEVVDITIKDRQLVVENVYAAVDCGIVVNPDAAANMGEGAIVDGIGNAFYGEMAFENGVPAKKNFDTYRMIRHKEAPKKIEVHFVDSKEDPTGLGEPLFPPVFAALGNSLYKATGKRLYEQPFQPQLLEMENLKM
- a CDS encoding monovalent cation:proton antiporter-2 (CPA2) family protein, with product MNGFLANAVIYIIAAIICVPLAKRLGMGSVLGYLLAGILIGPYLLGFITNEGQGQDIMHATEFGVVMMLFLIGLELEPKNLWKIRDLIIRIGLSQVLVSAALVFVIGLLIPIQWQISLAIALSMALSSTAIVLQSLKERNEMNSPLGKMSFGVLLMQDIAVIPILAILPLLVVTVPEISGEHTDGMHGLIDSLPGWAQTLSIFGAIGIVVLLGRYGFGPLLNFVAKTRLRELFTASALLIVVGISYLMEIVGLSPALGAFLAGVILANSPYRHALESDLEPFKGLLLGLFFMAVGSTINFSLIFNEASTVFAITFGIILLKTLVLLVLGKVKKLQFSSNLKFAIGLSQVGEFSFVTYAFAQQLGIFDQSLTDTLMAVTALSMTISPILMLVFDKFIIPLMSKNSENKEGKMDSFQEKNKVILIGFGHFGSTLGRFLRASGVEATILDSDPERIEYLRKMGFKVYFGDGTRAELLQSAGAEDADILISALDNTEYSIKLVELCKQEFPHLEVMIRAKNRYDAFELMDKGVTNIYREHLDTSIKMGEDVLKKLGFRAHTVHRMAKQFHDYDEEALKVLVKFKNNQKEYISRSRQQIEMQESLLSGELMKKFSVNDHAWDSDGIKEAENTSQDNSKQ